Sequence from the Acidobacteriota bacterium genome:
ATCGGCACCGAAGCCCTGGGCAAAGTCATCGCGGACCTGCTGGAAGGCGGGGGGGATTCCCCCGATGACGACCTCCCCCCGACACGCGTGGACAACATCGACGAGTACGGGGCCGAGACACACCGGCACGGTTGTTACGCCGCGACCAGTACGGGGGTCTGGCTGCTCCGCGAGGGCCGGGACGGCAACGTGGAGCGCTACAAGCTGACCAACTTCACCGCCCTGATCACCGGGCGAACCTTCCTCGACGACGGCGTCGAGTGGAGCGAGCAGTACGAGATCACCTGCCATTGCCAGGGCCGCCAGACCGTCGTCACCGTCCCCGCGACGCAGTTCTCGAGCCTGAACTGGGCGTACCGGTTGGGGCCGGGGGCGATCGTCTCCGCCGGCATCTCGGTCAAGGACCGGGCCCGCGCGGCGATCCAGTCCCTCTCGCTCGGGGAAACCCGGGAGAACTTCGTCTTCGTCCACACCGGTTGGGCCCACTACCAGAAGCAGAAGATCTTCCTCCACGCCCTCGGCGCCATCGGGCCGGACGGCCCCGTGCCCGGCGTCACGGTGGAACTCCCGGAGCCGCTGGCCGGTTTCGCGTTCCAGGAAATCCCTTCGGCGGAAGAGACCCCGGCGTGCACGCGAAAAGTCCTCCACCTGCTGGAATCCGGGCCCCCGGCCAACCTCGTCCCGCTGGTGGCGGGCGTCTTCCGGTCCGTCCTGGGCGAGGTGGATTTCGGCATTCACCTGACGGGCCGGACCGGCAGCGGGAAGTCCGAACTCGCGGCCCGAATCCAGAGCTTTTTCGGGCGCCGGATGGACCCCCGGCGGCTGCCGGGCAGCTGGGCGTCAACGGGGAACTGCAACGAGCGCTATGCCTTTATGCTGAAGGACTGCGTGTTCGTGGTGGACGACTTCGCCCCGGAGACGGGCACTGACGGCGCCCACCTCCACCGGGAGGCCGCCCGGCTTTTTCGCGCCATCGGGAACCACGCCGGGCGCGGGCGCCTGAACTCCGACCTCTCCATCCGGCAGGCCCGGCCGCCCCGGGGCCTGGTCCTGTCCACGGGGGAGGACGTCCCGAAAGGGCAGAGCATCCGGGCGCGGCTCGTCCTCCTCGAGATGGAGCCGCCGCCGCGGCAGGGGTCGGCGGAGCGCCAGCGGGTCTCCAGGGTCTGGGCGCAGTGCGCGGAGGACGCGGCGGACGGTTCCTACGAAAAATGCCTGGCGGCCTTCATTCACTGGGTCGCCCGAAATCACGACCGGGTTTTCGAACAGCGGGCCCGGTTGGCCCGGGAATTCCGCAACCAATTTCTCCAACTGGGGGACCACCTACGGGCCCCGTCCGCGTTTGCGGAACTGGCCGCGGGCTTCCAGATTTTCCTGGATTTTGCCCGGGAGTCCCAGGCAATCCCGGACACCGAGTACACCCGTCGCTGGGACGACGCCTGGGAGGTCTTCACCACGGGCGTGGTGGCCCAGGCCGACTACCAACGGATGGCTGACCCCGTGGACAAGTTCTTCGACCTGCTGTCGGCCGCCCTGGGGTCCGGGCGGGCGCACCTGGCCGGGTCGAGGGGCGAGATGCCTACCGATTTCGCCCCCTGGGGGTGGCGGATGGAACCGAACGGCTCCCAGCGCGATATCAAACCATGGTAAATCAGATTTCAAATCGATGCAATGTACTACCGAATCCATCTCTAATCATTAG
This genomic interval carries:
- a CDS encoding DUF927 domain-containing protein — its product is MADPVEAFKDRLEAQGLGRPDVVPDGRLHRFDTPGEKRGRKSGWLIYHPEGIPSGAFGSWKSGESHKWSHRELSSLRPEERDEFRRRMVQARWARQEARQAEQGAARERAREIWENAGPERGDHPYLVRKGVRPYGLRRRGETLVIPARNAEGELQTLAFIDPAGAKRYLAGGCKAGCVHLIGEPDGLSPIGLAEGYATAASVHLATGMPVAMAFDAGNLPEAARITHRNYPGCPLVVFGDDDHETAGNPGRRQAEEAAQGVNGRALFPPGLQPGESDWNDLGLRIGTEALGKVIADLLEGGGDSPDDDLPPTRVDNIDEYGAETHRHGCYAATSTGVWLLREGRDGNVERYKLTNFTALITGRTFLDDGVEWSEQYEITCHCQGRQTVVTVPATQFSSLNWAYRLGPGAIVSAGISVKDRARAAIQSLSLGETRENFVFVHTGWAHYQKQKIFLHALGAIGPDGPVPGVTVELPEPLAGFAFQEIPSAEETPACTRKVLHLLESGPPANLVPLVAGVFRSVLGEVDFGIHLTGRTGSGKSELAARIQSFFGRRMDPRRLPGSWASTGNCNERYAFMLKDCVFVVDDFAPETGTDGAHLHREAARLFRAIGNHAGRGRLNSDLSIRQARPPRGLVLSTGEDVPKGQSIRARLVLLEMEPPPRQGSAERQRVSRVWAQCAEDAADGSYEKCLAAFIHWVARNHDRVFEQRARLAREFRNQFLQLGDHLRAPSAFAELAAGFQIFLDFARESQAIPDTEYTRRWDDAWEVFTTGVVAQADYQRMADPVDKFFDLLSAALGSGRAHLAGSRGEMPTDFAPWGWRMEPNGSQRDIKPW